In Salarias fasciatus chromosome 2, fSalaFa1.1, whole genome shotgun sequence, one genomic interval encodes:
- the LOC115404308 gene encoding zinc finger and SCAN domain-containing protein 2: MMEESVNTFETHLTAVMDSLIRASVCEITKLFQETVNDYLVELSLNRKENDALKLRLRHTENQLRNERKYGMDWATNRRNAGLSEEEGGGRKKRRVNPGRGKSKKGPAAACGKAWPEGVWEEGGGGGGGSSSGGGSSGSSSGGGGGGGGGGSRGATGMVAGAEGRVGKEAREMYLVQYPRDEEDEGGMVEDEEGEGSLSGEGEETANIKEEFSQTEDYPPASLHLIKEALKMELPNQDLHSGSRSQSEGDLSDRPPTLHPGDTEEEDWDVDSAEPSEGGMTMEELRGLESALRAERGREQAAMTASQSDSPNPELVRASETSLAPKYIGLDGMEQDGEQDPQPPTLHREEHVGQSRESRVKESVRAGLLGEMRLGWPKKLREGDSSAGMPGGNMVEPGEPEHIPHLSAPGSVGESGGEEEGSGDLLHFCPQCGGGFTSEAELEEHPCPLGGAHMQNNGEEDRLYPCTHCGNTFSHAWALKNHECACAAERPHSCEICGKRFTHSRSLERHHLVHTGERPHRCLQCGRSFSRLGNLERHQRIHTGERPYGCEACGKRFSRVEYLKRHQLIHNGEKPTLQCSNCGTGFSDVEQLKNHQCF, translated from the exons ATGATGGAGGAATCAGTGAACACGTTTGAGACACACCTGACGGCTGTCATGGACAGTCTGATCCGAGCCTCGGTCTGTGAGATCACCAAACTCTTCCAGGAGACTGTGAACGACTACCTGGTGGAGCTGTCCCTCAACAGGAAGGAGAACGACGCACTCAAACTGCGACTGAGGCACACAGAGAACCAGCTGAGAAATGAACGCAAGTACGGGATGGACTGGGCCACCAACCGCCGCAACGCGGGACTGTCAGAAGAAGAAGGTGGAGGTCGGAAGAAGCGAAGAGTTAACCCGGGCC GAGGCAAGTCAAAAAAgggcccagcagcagcctgtggcAAAGCCTGGCCTGAAGGTGtgtgggaggaaggaggaggaggaggaggcggcagcagcagcggcggcggcagcagcggcagcagcagtggcgggggaggaggaggaggaggaggaggaagtagaGGAGCCACAGGGATGGTAGCAGGAGCAGAAGGAAGAGTGGGGAAAGAGGCCAGAGAGATGTACCTCGTTCAGTACCCCCGAGATGAAGAAGACGAGGGAGGGAtggtggaggacgaggaagGGGAGGGCAGCCTCAGTGGTGAGGGGGAGGAGACGGCCAACATCAAAGAGGAG TTTTCTCAAACAGAAGATTATCCGCCCGCCTCTCTCCATCTAATCAAAGAGGCTTTGAAGATGGAGCTTCCCAACCAGGACCTCCATTCTGGCTCCAGATCCCAAAGTGAAG GAGACTTGTCAGATCGCCCCCCGACGCTTCATCCAGGAGACACCGAAGAGGAGGACTGGGACGTCGACTCGGCCGAACCGTCAGAGGGAGGAATGACCATGGAGGAGCTCAGGGGTCTGGAGTCCGCTTTAAGAGCCGAGAGAGGACGTGAGCAGGCTGCCATGACGGCTTCTCAGTCTGACAGCCCTAACCCCGAGCTGGTGCGAGCCAGCGAGACGAGCCTGGCCCCAAAGTACATCGGTCTGGATGGAATGGAGCAGGACGGCGAGCAGGACCCTCAGCCACCCACTCTGCACAGAGAGGAGCACGTGGGGCAAAGCAGGGAAAGCAGGGTGAAAGAGTCCGTGCGAGCCGGGCTGCTCGGCGAGATGAGGCTAGGCTGGCCAAAGAAGCTGAGAGAGGGCGACTCCTCCGCGGGGATGCCCGGAGGCAACATGGTGGAGCCGGGAGAGCCGGAGCATATCCCTCACCTGTCCGCTCCAGGAAGCGTCGGGGAgagcggaggggaggaggaggggagcggaGACCTGCTCCATTTCTGCCCCCAGTGTGGAGGAGGCTTCACCTCCGAGGCGGAGCTGGAAGAGCACCCCTGTCCGCTGGGGGGCGCCCACATGCAGAACAACGGCGAGGAGGACCGGCTCTACCCCTGCACTCACTGCGGCAACACCTTCAGCCACGCCTGGGCCCTCAAGAACCACGAGTGCGCCTGCGCCGCCGAGCGGCCGCACAGCTGCGAGATCTGCGGGAAGCGCTTCACGCACTCGCGCTCGCTGGAGCGCCACCACCTGGTGCACACGGGCGAGAGGCCGCACCGCTGTCTGCAGTGCGGACGCAGCTTCAGTCGCCTCGGCAACCTGGAGCGGCACCAGCGCATTCACACCGGCGAGCGGCCGTACGGCTGCGAGGCGTGCGGAAAACGCTTCAGTCGAGTGGAGTACTTGAAGAGACACCAGCTCATACACAACGGTGAGAAGCCAACGCTCCAGTGCTCCAACTGCGGAACAGGCTTTAGCGATGTGGAGCAGCTTAAAAACCACCAGTGTTTTTAA
- the mif gene encoding macrophage migration inhibitory factor encodes MPVFAVNTNVAKGDVPPALLSEATEKLAAAMGKPAQYIAVHIISDQTILFGGKGDPCALCSLHSIGKISGAQNKEYSKLLCGLLNKHLGISTDRIYINFFDMDAANVGWNNSTFA; translated from the exons atgcCGGTTTTCGCAGTGAACACTAACGTGGCCAAGGGCGATGTGCCGCCGGCTCTCTTGTCAGAGGCCACGGAGAAGCTGGCCGCAGCAATGGGTAAACCTGCACAG tacATTGCTGTCCACATCATTTCTGACCAAACGATATTGTTTGGAGGAAAGGGGGATCCTTGCGCTCTTTGTTCACTGCACAGCATCGGCAAGATCAGTGGAGCACAGAACAAGGAATACTCCAAACTCCTGTGTGGACTACTGAACAAGCACCTGGGAATCTCTACTGACAG GATTTACATCAACTTTTTCGACATGGATGCTGCCAATGTGGGCTGGAACAACTCTACATTTGCCTGA
- the LOC115404334 gene encoding zinc finger protein 445-like, with amino-acid sequence MSDTLTRGFRSQLTTSMDVVLKRTVLEVMNIFENTVYEYRMQLSYKVKEVSELKAKLQTAELRLQALLHGKDGGQEITQVASETQTPSEAPTQTRTQSTDVSEVDAVPEDWCEPVSSETMSVQDVGESPGVKLRPLSISLWNLPVRKTEGGYCGIDSHLKTWNSTRFTASNNPNMSRIKTFPVPNLEQESPDQAQLEDLRRRKKMSAGEVKKQTVKRKKNKKAAEARSTEVNTVEKNVGNMYPCKVCNKVYESDYGLHEHARIHKQCSGCKKIFPSKRLFICHKLSCRKLKVQVPATTSPPELSHEGENALAASKKLTAINKKRTPSLGSKLATNKGASTSKYACPHCDETYANPFLLKQHVRVHFSKKLTPCTVCSKMFRNKKGMKIHRAKAHENKMNASDGTEDLAWTEPVEEIDNEPHDLISIHSKSCQKSSPSDEEKQNSVINVKLQTTGQDTQKGSSCLLCLKRFENNYALIEHMASHK; translated from the exons ATGTCGGACACTCTGACCAGAGGGTTTCGTTCCCAGCTGACCACGTCAATGGACGTAGTCTTAAAGAGGACTGTGTTGGAAGTCatgaatatttttgaaaacactgtgtaCGAATATCGAATGCAACTTTCATACAAAGTCAAAGAGGTGTCTGAGCTCAAAGCGAAGTTGCAGACAGCAGAGTTGAGGCTGCAAGCCCTGCTGCATGGGAAGGATGGAGGACAAGAAATTACCCAAGTGGCAAGTGAAACTCAAACACCATCTGAAGCTCCTACACAAACCCGGACACAATCCACTGATGTGTCCGAAGTTGATG CTGTACCTGAAGACTGGTGTGAACCTGTGAGCTCCGAGACTATGAGCGTTCAAGATGTTGGTGAATCTCCTGGTGTAAAACTTCGCCCGCTGTCCATCTCTCTTTGGAATCTTCCAGTCCGCAAAACTGAG GGGGGTTACTGTGGCATTGACTCACACCTCAAAACCTGGAATTCCACGAGAT tcacTGCTTCAAACAATCCGAACATGAGTAGGATTAAAACTTTTCCAGTGCCAAACTTGGAACAAGAGTCACCCGACCAAGCACAACTCGAAGATCTGAGAAGACGCAAGAAAATGTCAGCAGGAGAGGTGAAAAAGCAAAcggtgaagaggaagaaaaataaaaaagctgcaGAGGCCAGGTCTACTGAGGTgaacactgtggaaaaaaatgtaggCAACATGTACCCTTGTAAAGTTTGCAACAAAGTATATGAATCAGATTATGGCCTACATGAGCATGCACGAATCCATAAGCAATGCAGTGGCTGCAAAAAAATCTTCCCGTCAAAAAGGTTGTTTATTTGTCACAAGCTGTCTTGTAGAAAATTGAAAGTGCAGGTTCCAGCAACAACCAGCCCTCCAGAACTCTCCCATGAAGGAGAAAACGCGCTCGCTGCAAGCAAAAAGCTGACCGCTATTAACAAAAAAAGGACACCTTCCCTTGGCAGTAAATTGGCCACAAATAAAGGTGCTTCCACCAGTAAGTATGCTTGTCCACACTGTGATGAAACGTATGCGAATCCGTTCTTGCTAAAACAGCATGTAAGGGTTCATTTCAGCAAGAAGTTAACCCCTTGCACTGTGTGTTCAAAGATGTTTCGCAACAAGAAAGGCATGAAAATCCACAGGGCGAAAGCCCacgaaaataaaatgaatgcaaGTGACGGAACAGAAGACCTCGCATGGACAGAGCCTGTGGAGGAGATTGATAATGAACCACATGATTTGATTTCCATCCACTCAAAGTCATGTCAAAAGTCTAGCCCGAGTGacgaagaaaaacaaaattcagtGATAAACGTGAAATTACAAACAACGGGTCAAGACACGCAAAAGGGTTCCAGTTGTTTATTGTGtctgaaaaggtttgaaaacaaCTATGCCTTGATTGAACACATGGCCAGCCACAAGTAA